A stretch of Scheffersomyces stipitis CBS 6054 chromosome 2, complete sequence DNA encodes these proteins:
- the CLB2 gene encoding G2/mitotic-specific cyclin (go_component nucleus~go_process regulation of cell cycle): MPQTVNNENEYRITRSKAAPTVSTVHLSSDDSQQPVSVDTRQYLGDISNQMGVVSTSTTTRPANLRRRPLGGDIAPLQQQTRTNTNSQRIHDPLASTAGNDDNVSDIENRPSDYVGVAESSDKTAVPARLPQKRQATESSTNLVEKLRGSNLSNNSTTNNTGSYKKSKLIDYEWQDLDEEDLDDPLMASEYVNDIMHYFYELERRMLPDPQYLFRQRHLKPKMRSILVDWLVEMHLKFRLLPESLFLAINLMDRFMSLEVVQIDKLQLLATGSLFIAAKYEEVFSPSVKNYAYFTDGSYSEDEILQAEKYILTVLNFDLNYPNPMNFLRRISKADDYDVQSRTLGKYLLEITAIDYKFIGYKPSLCCASAMYLARLILGKSPVWNGNLIHYSGGYRVNNMKVCVEMIFQYLISPVEHDEFFKKYATRKFMKASMLCRSWAKKFHAEGKDLFDEKLSTHRLTIEN, translated from the exons CCACAAACGGTCAATAACGAGAACGAGTACAGAATCACCCGATCCAAGGCTGCTCCTACAGTCAGCACCGTACATTTGTCCCTGGACGATTCACAACAGCCCGTTTCTGTCGATACCAGACAGTATCTTGGCGACATCTCCAATCAGATGGGAGTAgtttctacttctacaacCACAAGACCAGCTAATCTCAGAAGACGTCCCTTAGGTGGTGACATCGCTCCCTTGCAGCAGCAAACTCGAACCAATACCAAC TCACAACGTATTCACGATCCGCTAGCTAGTACCGCTGGCAATGATGACAACGTTAGTGACATCGAAAACAGACCTTCAGACTACGTAGGAGTTGCAGAATCTTCAGATAAAACGGCAGTACCTGCTCGTCTTCCCCAGAAAAGACAGGCTACTGAGTCTCTGACTAACTTGGTGGAAAAGCTCCGTGGCTCTAATCTCTCTAATAACAGTACCACTAATAACACCGGTAGCTACAAAAAGTCCAAGCTCATCGACTACGAATGGCAGGACttggacgaagaagaccTCGACGACCCATTGATGGCTTCTGAGTACGTCAACGATATCATGCATTACTTCTACGAGTTGGAACGCAGAATGTTGCCCGATCCACAATACTTGTTCAGACAAAGACACTTGAAGCCCAAAATGAGATCCATTCTCGTCGACTGGCTTGTAGAGATGCACCTCAAGTTCCGTTTGTTGCCTGAAAGTTTGTTTTTGGCCATAAACCTCATGGATAGATTCATGTCTTTGGAAGTAGTCCAAATAGACAAGTTACAATTGTTGGCTACGGGGTCGTTGTTCATTGCTGCAAAATACGAAGAGGTGTTCTCGCCATCGGTAAAAAATTACGCCTACTTCACCGATGGCTCATACTCAGAGGATGAAATCCTACAAGCAGAAAAATACATACTAACTGTCTTGAATTTTGACCTCAACTACCCAAACCCAATGAATTTCTTGAGGAGAATATCCAAGGCTGATGACTATGACGTCCAGTCCAGAACGTTGGGCAAATATCTTCTCGAAATCACTGCAATCGACTATAAGTTTATTGGATATAAACCATCGTTATGCTGTGCTTCAGCCATGTATTTAGCCAGGCTCATTCTCGGCAAGTCGCCAGTGTGGAACGGAAACTTGATCCACTACTCCGGAGGCTATAGAGTCAACAACATGAAGGTATGTGTAGAGATGATCTTCCAGTACTTGATCTCTCCTGTAGAACACGACGAGTTTTTTAAGAAGTATGCGACAAGAAAGTTCATGAAGGCTAGTATGTTGTGCCGAAGCTGGGCCAAGAAGTTCCATGCCGAGGGCAAGGACCTCTTCGACGAAAAGTTATCTACCCATAGACTCACCATTGAAAATTAG
- a CDS encoding hypothetical permease: protein MQLLHNNIKFVNRFLPHTNHWLILVASVPVSLSCGTLFVYSVYGTQLADRCQLDSSQAANLNISATIGTAFGSVLGGFVTDIYGTQIPMLISCFSISIGYLWLYFQYTRGPQSSLIQLLMAMFLVGIGSVAGYFSSIKAVTISFPLYKGSAQSITIASFAISSLLFSYIATNTFHGDVGRFLRFLSFACGLSIFIGFIFIRVDGHIDAEVEDNIEDATEHNDLKHLTLKQSFSHPVFWYHYFIFAIVQGLGQMYIYSVGFLLKAIHYYYTHKPGRLESEILSLNKLQALHVSIIAIASFLGRLSSGPQSDYLVHKLNSQRHWVLVLGLFLMLAGHLLSSVRINAIFSDLDTVNLYLSVVSALIGYAYGFSFTSYPAIISDLFNIKNFSFIWGAMYTATTFGLTLMTKVFGYVYDVNTVHWDEHEKDFVCAKGSDCYNLTFRITSGLTFLVIAAILGYIYEKRPKKSISL, encoded by the exons ATGCAATTGCTCCACAATAATATAAAGTTCGTGAACCGATTTCTCCCCCATACCAATCACTGGTTGATTCTAGTTGCGTCGGTTCCGGTGTCTTTATCATGCGGAACTCTATTCGTATACTCCGTTTATGGAACACAGCTAGCAGACAGATGTCAGCTCGATTCTTCTCAGGCcgccaacttgaacattAGTGCTACTATTGGTACAGCTTTTGGTTCGGTGTTAGGTGGGTTTGTCACCGACATCTACGGCACTCAAATCCCTATGCTAATATCATGCTTTTCTATTTCAATAGGCTACTTGTGGCTCTATTTTCAGTATACTAGAGGACCGCAAAGTAGTTTGATCCAGCTCTTGATGGCTATGTTTTTGGTGGGAATTGGCTCAGTAGCAGGCTACTTCAGCTCTATCAAGGCAGTTACCATTAGCTTCCCTCTATACAAGGGCTCAGCTCAGAGCATCACAATTGCATCATTTGCTATATCCAGTTTGCTCTTTCTGTACATTGCCACAAATACCTTTCATGGAGATGTAGGACGATTCTTACGCTTCTTGTCTTTTGCCTGTGGTCTACTGATCTTTATCGGCTTTATATTTATTCGTGTTGATGGCCATATCGatgcagaagttgaaga CAACATCGAGGACGCCACCGAACATAATGACCTCAAGCATTTAACGCTTAAGCAGTCGTTCTCTCACCCGGTATTCTGGTACCACTACTTCATATTTGCGATTGTCCAAGGGTTGGGCCAGATGTATATTTATTCGGTAGGGTTTTTATTGAAGGCCATTCATTACTACTATACTCATAAACCTGGACGACTCGAATCGGAGATACTATCATTAAACAAATTGCAAGCGTTGCATGTTTCGAttattgcaattgcttcGTTTCTTGGTAGATTGTCGTCTGGTCCACAATCAGATTATTTGGTTCATAAACTCAACAGTCAGAGACACTGGGTTCTAGTTTTAGGATTATTCTTGATGCTTGCTGGACACTTGTTGAGCTCAGTTCGTATAAATGCAATATTCTCAGATTTAGATACTGTGAACTTGTATTTACTGGTGGTATCAGCCTTGATTGGTTACGCGTATGGGTTTAGTTTCACCAGCTATCCTGCCATTATATCAGACTTGTTTAATATTAAAAATTTTAGTTTCATCTGGGGAGCGATGTACACTGCAACTACGTTTGGCCTTACATTAATGACTAAAGTCTTTGGGTATGTTTATGATGTAAACACTGTTCATTGGGACGAGCACGAGAAAGATTTCGTTTGCGCCAAGGGTTCCGATTGTTACAACTTGACCTTTAGAATCACTTCTGGTTTGACTTTTCTTGTTATTGCTGCGATATTAGGCTACATCTATGAGAAGCGACCAAAGAAGTCCATATCGTTGTAA